One stretch of Comamonas testosteroni DNA includes these proteins:
- a CDS encoding HAD family hydrolase yields MTTENHSARRPRRFDLIAFDWDGTVADSTAIISRSIQEAVRDVGGIVPSDEQAAYVIGMALMPALARAAPDVPPEKYPELANRYRFHFFKHQDDICVFDGILPLLAELRERGHWLTVATGKSRMGLNHALQDPQLKGLFDGSRTADETAGKPSPLMLHELMAEFGVDPERTLMIGDTTHDLQMAQNAGCACVGVSYGAHAPDGFAQFDPLFVADSAAQLRAWLLANA; encoded by the coding sequence ATGACTACTGAAAACCATAGCGCCCGGCGACCACGCCGCTTCGATCTGATTGCATTCGACTGGGACGGGACCGTGGCGGATTCCACGGCCATCATCAGTCGCAGCATCCAGGAGGCAGTGCGTGATGTGGGGGGCATCGTGCCCAGCGACGAGCAGGCTGCCTATGTGATCGGCATGGCGCTGATGCCGGCACTGGCGCGCGCGGCTCCCGATGTGCCACCCGAAAAATACCCGGAGCTGGCCAATCGCTATCGCTTCCACTTCTTCAAGCATCAGGACGATATCTGCGTGTTTGACGGCATCCTGCCGTTGCTTGCCGAGCTGCGCGAGCGGGGGCACTGGCTGACCGTGGCCACCGGCAAGAGCCGCATGGGACTCAACCACGCGCTGCAGGACCCGCAGCTCAAGGGATTGTTCGACGGTTCGCGCACGGCCGACGAGACCGCCGGCAAGCCCAGTCCGCTGATGCTGCACGAGCTGATGGCCGAATTCGGTGTGGATCCCGAGCGAACACTGATGATTGGCGACACCACGCACGATCTGCAGATGGCGCAGAATGCCGGCTGTGCCTGTGTGGGGGTGTCCTATGGTGCCCATGCACCCGACGGCTTTGCCCAGTTCGATCCGCTGTTCGTGGCCGATTCCGCGGCGCAGTTGCGGGCCTGGCTGTTGGCCAACGCGTGA
- the rpoE gene encoding RNA polymerase sigma factor RpoE has protein sequence MTPPDFPTPSADSDLALVERANAGDTRAFELLVIKYQRRIERLVGRMVRDVDLVPDITQETFIRAYKALHQFRGEAQFYTWLYRIAVNTAKKALMEMHRSPVMTESALHTGDDEDETSVHRQELTTQETPETVLAAREIAEAVNAAMEALPEDLRQAVTLREIEGLSYEEIAQAMDCPIGTVRSRIFRAREAISARVKPLLERQGGKRW, from the coding sequence ATGACACCTCCCGATTTTCCCACTCCCTCTGCCGACAGCGATCTGGCTCTGGTCGAACGAGCCAATGCTGGCGACACGCGGGCTTTTGAGCTGCTGGTCATCAAGTACCAGCGTCGTATCGAACGTCTGGTGGGCCGCATGGTGCGCGATGTCGATCTGGTGCCCGACATCACGCAGGAAACCTTCATCCGCGCCTATAAGGCCTTGCACCAGTTTCGCGGCGAGGCCCAGTTCTACACCTGGCTGTACCGCATTGCCGTCAACACGGCCAAGAAGGCCTTGATGGAAATGCATCGCTCGCCGGTGATGACCGAGAGCGCGTTACACACTGGGGACGATGAGGATGAAACTTCTGTTCACAGACAGGAACTAACGACTCAGGAAACCCCGGAAACAGTGTTGGCGGCGCGTGAAATTGCCGAAGCCGTCAATGCCGCCATGGAAGCTTTGCCCGAGGATTTGCGCCAGGCGGTCACGCTGCGCGAAATCGAGGGGCTAAGCTATGAGGAAATCGCGCAGGCGATGGACTGTCCCATAGGCACGGTGCGCTCGCGCATCTTTCGGGCACGCGAAGCGATTTCGGCCAGGGTCAAGCCCCTGCTGGAGCGCCAGGGTGGAAAGCGTTGGTAG
- a CDS encoding YceD family protein, with protein MSKDFSATRLDVRAFAQAEGHLHGQAPLSDFKRLAADALAITGEQPLVRWEAEGELVEQKGGSGHVWLHLSAEVALPLTCQRCLTEADIPLYVDRSFRFVPDEATAELEDDDSDEDVLALSSEFNLLELIEDELLMEVPVVPRHEVCPVPVKLEVSDDAFEQVNEQKENPFAVLQSLNVGKSAD; from the coding sequence ATGAGCAAGGATTTTTCTGCGACCCGGCTGGATGTGCGTGCTTTCGCGCAGGCTGAAGGTCATCTGCATGGTCAGGCACCATTGTCGGACTTCAAGCGTCTGGCGGCCGATGCGCTGGCGATTACCGGCGAGCAGCCCCTGGTGCGCTGGGAAGCCGAAGGCGAGCTGGTGGAGCAAAAAGGCGGCAGCGGCCATGTGTGGCTGCACCTGAGCGCCGAGGTGGCTTTGCCGCTGACCTGCCAGCGCTGCCTGACCGAGGCCGATATTCCCCTTTACGTGGATCGGTCATTTCGCTTCGTTCCGGACGAAGCGACGGCAGAACTGGAAGATGACGACAGCGATGAGGATGTGCTGGCATTGAGCAGCGAGTTCAATCTGCTGGAGTTGATCGAGGACGAGCTGCTGATGGAAGTGCCTGTAGTGCCTCGCCATGAGGTCTGCCCGGTACCCGTCAAGCTGGAGGTCAGCGACGACGCCTTCGAGCAGGTCAATGAGCAAAAGGAAAACCCTTTTGCCGTGCTGCAATCTCTCAATGTAGGCAAGTCTGCCGACTGA
- a CDS encoding Maf family nucleotide pyrophosphatase produces the protein MPDLLIAGRLERPLILGSTSRYRRELLSRLQLPFETVSPEVDETPLSGETPHGLSLRLAVAKAQAVAQLHPDAIVIGSDQVPELDGQPLSKPGSHERATEQLRQMSGRQMNFHTGVCVSCAETGFTESSVVTVQVRFRELNDLEIERYLRAEQPYDCAGSAKSEGLGIALLDAIVSDDPTALIGLPLIRTCQLLRAAGVVLP, from the coding sequence ATGCCCGACTTATTGATTGCCGGACGACTTGAGCGTCCATTGATTCTTGGCTCCACCTCGCGCTACCGTCGTGAGCTGCTCAGCCGCCTGCAACTGCCATTCGAGACGGTGTCTCCGGAAGTGGATGAAACCCCGCTCAGCGGCGAAACACCCCACGGGCTGAGTCTGCGCCTGGCCGTAGCCAAGGCGCAGGCCGTGGCCCAACTGCACCCCGACGCCATCGTGATCGGCTCCGACCAGGTGCCCGAGCTCGATGGCCAGCCCCTGTCCAAGCCCGGCAGCCATGAGCGCGCCACCGAACAGCTGCGCCAGATGAGCGGTCGCCAGATGAATTTCCACACCGGCGTCTGCGTGAGCTGTGCCGAAACCGGCTTCACGGAATCCAGCGTGGTCACGGTACAAGTGCGCTTTCGCGAACTGAACGACCTCGAGATCGAGCGCTATCTGCGCGCCGAGCAGCCCTATGACTGCGCAGGCTCGGCCAAGAGCGAAGGCCTGGGCATCGCCCTGCTGGACGCCATCGTCAGCGACGACCCCACGGCACTGATAGGTCTGCCGCTGATCCGCACCTGCCAGTTGCTGCGTGCCGCAGGAGTGGTTCTGCCATGA
- the rpmF gene encoding 50S ribosomal protein L32 produces MAVQQNKKSPSKRGMHRSHNALNVPGIAVEATTGETHLRHHISPNGVYRGRQVLKNKSEA; encoded by the coding sequence ATGGCTGTTCAGCAAAACAAGAAGTCTCCCTCCAAGCGCGGCATGCACCGTTCGCACAATGCACTGAATGTGCCTGGCATCGCTGTTGAAGCCACTACTGGTGAGACACACCTGCGCCATCACATCAGCCCCAACGGCGTGTACCGTGGCCGTCAAGTGCTGAAGAACAAGTCCGAAGCCTAA
- the fabF gene encoding beta-ketoacyl-ACP synthase II, which produces MSRRRVVVTGLGCISPVGNTVGEAWANLLAGQSGIDLITKFDASNFSCKIAGEVKGFDVEKYMSAKDARSMDTFIHYGIAAAEQAVLDAGLPTGEALSEDLATRIACVIGSGIGGLPLIENTHAELAARGPRRITPFFVPASIINMVAGHVSMRFGFKGPNLSIVTACTTGLHCIGEAGRMIEYGDADIVVAGGTEATVSPLGVGGFAAMRALSTRNDDPKAASRPWDKDRDGFVLGEGAGVLVLEEYEHAKARGAKIYAELAGFGMSADAGHMTAPNMDGPRRAMLNALRNAGVNQDQVNYLNAHGTSTPLGDANESNAIKAAMGEFAKKNLVVSSTKSMTGHLLGGAGGIESVFTVMALHDQKIPPTINLINQDPECDLDYCANTARDAKLEVAVKNNFGFGGTNGTLVFKRV; this is translated from the coding sequence ATGAGCCGTCGTCGCGTTGTCGTGACCGGTCTGGGCTGCATCTCCCCCGTGGGTAACACGGTGGGCGAAGCCTGGGCCAATCTTTTGGCCGGCCAGTCCGGTATTGACCTCATCACCAAGTTCGATGCATCGAACTTCTCCTGCAAGATTGCGGGTGAGGTCAAGGGATTTGATGTGGAGAAGTACATGAGCGCCAAAGATGCGCGCTCCATGGATACCTTCATTCATTACGGCATCGCGGCTGCGGAGCAAGCCGTTCTGGACGCAGGCCTGCCCACAGGTGAAGCCCTGTCCGAAGACCTGGCCACACGCATTGCCTGCGTGATCGGCTCGGGCATTGGCGGCCTGCCGCTGATCGAAAACACTCACGCAGAACTGGCTGCCCGCGGTCCTCGCCGCATCACGCCGTTCTTCGTGCCTGCTTCCATCATCAATATGGTGGCAGGGCATGTGTCCATGCGATTTGGCTTCAAGGGGCCGAATCTGTCGATCGTGACAGCCTGCACCACAGGCCTGCACTGTATCGGCGAAGCCGGACGCATGATCGAATACGGCGATGCTGACATCGTCGTGGCCGGTGGTACGGAAGCCACCGTCTCGCCTCTGGGGGTCGGCGGCTTCGCTGCCATGCGTGCGCTTTCCACGCGCAACGACGACCCCAAGGCTGCCTCGCGCCCCTGGGACAAGGATCGTGACGGCTTCGTACTCGGCGAAGGTGCCGGCGTGCTGGTGCTCGAAGAGTACGAACATGCCAAGGCCCGTGGCGCCAAGATTTACGCGGAGCTGGCAGGCTTTGGCATGAGTGCCGACGCAGGTCACATGACGGCTCCCAACATGGACGGCCCCCGCCGCGCCATGCTCAATGCTTTGCGCAATGCCGGTGTGAACCAGGATCAGGTCAACTACCTGAATGCGCACGGAACGTCCACGCCGCTGGGCGATGCGAACGAGTCCAATGCCATCAAGGCGGCCATGGGCGAGTTTGCGAAGAAGAATCTGGTGGTCAGCTCGACCAAGTCCATGACGGGTCACCTGCTGGGTGGCGCAGGTGGTATCGAGAGCGTTTTCACCGTGATGGCGCTGCACGACCAGAAGATTCCTCCGACCATCAACTTGATCAACCAGGATCCCGAGTGCGATCTGGACTATTGCGCCAATACGGCGCGTGACGCCAAGCTGGAAGTCGCCGTGAAGAACAACTTCGGCTTCGGTGGCACCAACGGCACGCTGGTCTTCAAGCGCGTCTGA
- the fabG gene encoding 3-oxoacyl-ACP reductase FabG, which produces MTDNQTKPQVALVTGATRGIGAAIAQELASKGYQVIGTATSDAGAEKISQALSAFGGRGVTLNVTDGAAVDALIDSIVKNDGGLHVLVNNAGITRDTLAMRMKDDDWDAVTDTNLKAVFRVSRAAIRPMMKQRFGRIISITSVVGASGNAGQANYAAAKAGVAGMTRALAKELGSRGITVNCVAPGFIATDMTADLPEAQKAALKAQIAMGDLGQPSDIAHAVAYLASAGAGYVTGQELHVNGGMYM; this is translated from the coding sequence ATGACTGATAACCAGACCAAGCCCCAGGTTGCCCTGGTCACCGGTGCCACCCGTGGCATTGGTGCCGCCATCGCGCAGGAGCTGGCCTCCAAGGGCTATCAAGTGATTGGCACTGCCACCTCGGATGCCGGTGCTGAAAAGATCAGCCAGGCGCTGTCCGCCTTCGGTGGCCGTGGTGTCACGCTGAACGTGACCGACGGCGCTGCCGTGGATGCCCTGATCGACTCCATTGTCAAGAATGACGGCGGCCTGCATGTGCTGGTCAATAACGCCGGCATCACCCGCGATACCCTGGCGATGCGCATGAAGGATGACGACTGGGATGCCGTCACCGACACCAATCTGAAGGCTGTTTTCCGAGTCAGCCGTGCGGCTATTCGTCCCATGATGAAGCAGCGTTTCGGCCGCATCATCAGCATCACCAGCGTGGTCGGTGCCTCGGGCAATGCCGGTCAGGCCAACTACGCCGCAGCCAAGGCTGGCGTGGCTGGCATGACCCGTGCCCTGGCCAAGGAACTGGGCAGCCGCGGCATCACCGTGAACTGCGTGGCTCCCGGCTTCATCGCCACGGACATGACGGCAGATCTGCCAGAGGCGCAGAAGGCTGCGCTCAAGGCCCAGATCGCCATGGGCGATCTGGGTCAACCCAGTGACATTGCCCATGCCGTAGCCTATCTGGCTTCTGCTGGTGCCGGCTATGTGACGGGTCAGGAACTGCACGTCAACGGCGGCATGTACATGTAA
- the acpP gene encoding acyl carrier protein: MSDIEARVKKIIAEQLGVEESQVTNEKAFVADLGADSLDTVELVMALEDEFGIEIPDEDAEKITTVQNAIDYANTHQKA, encoded by the coding sequence ATGAGCGATATCGAAGCACGTGTCAAAAAAATCATTGCCGAACAACTCGGCGTTGAAGAGTCCCAAGTGACCAACGAAAAGGCCTTTGTGGCTGACCTGGGCGCTGACTCCCTGGACACAGTGGAACTGGTGATGGCCCTGGAAGATGAATTCGGCATCGAGATCCCTGACGAAGACGCAGAGAAGATCACGACGGTGCAAAACGCCATCGACTACGCCAATACCCACCAAAAGGCCTAA
- a CDS encoding SAM-dependent methyltransferase: MSETSRSKAGTLYLVPAPLDFGCESQTALTEVLPEGTLRRAASLTHWISENAKTARAYLKRIDALFPLAAPLQSQNIAELPREAHKKGDHGNKGGAVFDPKPLLAPALAGQDMGLISEAGMPAVADPGSSIVRAAHDLGIRVVPLTGPVSLLLGLAASGLNGQNFAFVGYVPQDGTERTARIKELESLALRHGQTQQFIETPYRNAALWQALLQTLQPNTRLALASGLTLETARIESHLVREWRQRNAPPDNRTPVVFAIGR, from the coding sequence ATGAGCGAAACATCAAGAAGCAAAGCGGGCACCCTTTATCTGGTGCCCGCCCCACTCGATTTCGGCTGCGAAAGCCAGACTGCTTTGACCGAGGTGCTGCCCGAAGGCACGCTGCGCCGTGCCGCCTCTCTGACTCACTGGATCAGCGAAAACGCCAAGACGGCACGCGCCTATCTCAAGCGCATCGACGCCTTGTTCCCGCTCGCTGCTCCGCTGCAGTCCCAGAACATTGCCGAGTTGCCACGCGAAGCCCACAAAAAAGGCGACCATGGCAACAAGGGCGGCGCCGTCTTCGACCCCAAACCCCTGCTGGCACCGGCACTGGCCGGGCAGGACATGGGTTTGATCAGCGAGGCGGGCATGCCCGCCGTGGCCGACCCCGGCAGCTCCATCGTGCGTGCCGCCCATGATCTGGGCATTCGTGTCGTGCCGCTGACGGGACCAGTCTCGCTGCTGCTGGGCCTGGCGGCCAGCGGCCTCAACGGCCAAAATTTCGCCTTTGTCGGCTATGTACCTCAGGATGGCACCGAGCGCACGGCCCGCATCAAGGAACTGGAGAGCCTGGCCCTGCGCCATGGCCAGACCCAGCAGTTCATCGAGACGCCGTACCGCAACGCAGCCCTTTGGCAGGCGCTGCTGCAAACCTTGCAGCCCAATACCAGGCTGGCTCTGGCCAGCGGATTGACGCTGGAGACAGCGCGCATTGAAAGCCATCTGGTGCGCGAATGGCGCCAGCGCAATGCACCACCCGACAATCGCACGCCGGTGGTGTTTGCCATAGGCCGTTGA
- the plsX gene encoding phosphate acyltransferase PlsX: MINLAVDCMGGDHGPRVTLVACRQFLNSHPDAHLLLVGKAEELAGFKHERVTIVPATEVVSMDDPVEIALRKKKDSSMRVAVQQVKNGAAQAAVSAGNTGALMAISRYLLKTLDGIDRPAIAFGLPNAKGSDTTMLDLGANVDCTAEHLLQFAVMGSALVSALKNTEAPSVGLLNIGEELIKGSEVIKRAGELLRAAGDAGNLNFYGNVEGNDTFKGVVDIVVCDGFVGNVALKTTEGVASMISGILKEEFKRNIFTKIAAIIAYPVLSALMKRVDHRRYNGAALLGLRGLVFKSHGSADAMAFEHALNRAYDAARNNLLDRVRSRIAAAAPLLLAAQTESGTSAP; this comes from the coding sequence ATGATTAATTTGGCTGTTGACTGCATGGGGGGCGACCATGGCCCCCGCGTCACGCTGGTCGCGTGCCGTCAGTTTCTGAATTCACACCCCGATGCGCATCTGCTGCTTGTCGGCAAGGCCGAGGAGTTGGCCGGCTTCAAGCATGAGCGCGTGACCATCGTTCCCGCCACGGAAGTGGTGAGCATGGATGACCCTGTGGAAATAGCCCTGCGCAAGAAAAAGGATTCGTCCATGCGCGTGGCCGTACAGCAGGTCAAGAATGGTGCGGCTCAGGCTGCAGTGTCGGCGGGCAATACCGGGGCGCTGATGGCGATCTCGCGCTATCTGCTCAAGACGCTGGATGGTATTGACCGTCCTGCCATTGCCTTTGGTTTGCCCAACGCCAAGGGTAGCGACACCACCATGCTGGACCTGGGGGCCAATGTGGACTGCACGGCGGAGCATCTGCTGCAGTTTGCGGTCATGGGCTCGGCCCTGGTGTCGGCGCTCAAGAACACGGAAGCACCCAGCGTCGGCCTGCTCAATATCGGTGAAGAGCTGATCAAGGGCAGCGAAGTCATCAAGCGTGCCGGCGAGCTGCTGCGCGCTGCAGGCGATGCGGGCAACCTCAACTTCTACGGCAATGTGGAAGGCAACGACACCTTCAAGGGTGTGGTGGACATTGTCGTGTGCGATGGTTTCGTTGGTAACGTCGCGCTCAAGACCACCGAGGGGGTTGCCTCGATGATCTCGGGGATTCTCAAGGAAGAGTTCAAGCGCAACATCTTCACCAAGATTGCTGCCATCATTGCCTATCCGGTGCTATCTGCGCTGATGAAGCGTGTTGATCACCGTCGTTACAACGGTGCCGCGTTGCTGGGTCTGCGAGGGCTGGTCTTCAAAAGCCATGGCTCGGCCGATGCAATGGCATTCGAGCATGCTTTGAACCGCGCGTATGATGCGGCACGCAACAACCTGCTTGACCGTGTCCGCAGCCGTATTGCTGCTGCCGCACCATTGCTGCTGGCAGCACAGACGGAATCTGGAACTTCGGCGCCCTGA
- the fabD gene encoding ACP S-malonyltransferase — protein sequence MKKFAFVFPGQGSQSVGMLDGWGDHPVVAQTVAEASEALGEDVGLLIKQGPKEALALTTNTQPVMLVAGVAAWRVWQAEGGALPDTVAGHSLGEYSALVASGVLTLAQAAPLVRLRAAAMQDAVPVGTGGMAAVLALDAEKVKAVCAEVTAQLGGAEVVEAVNFNDPGQTVIAGSKLAVEKACEAVKAAGAKRALPLPVSAPFHSSLMKPAAEKLKAALAELTLAAPSIPVINNIDVTVQTDADAIRDALYRQAFGPVRWVECVQAIKARGVTHIVECGPGKVLAGMVKRIDADLTGVPLFDAATLADVKELLA from the coding sequence ATGAAGAAGTTCGCATTTGTATTTCCTGGCCAGGGCTCTCAGTCCGTAGGCATGCTGGACGGCTGGGGTGACCATCCTGTCGTGGCCCAGACCGTGGCTGAGGCCTCCGAAGCTCTGGGTGAGGATGTGGGTCTGCTGATCAAGCAAGGCCCCAAGGAAGCGCTGGCGCTGACCACCAATACCCAGCCCGTGATGCTGGTGGCCGGTGTGGCGGCCTGGCGTGTCTGGCAGGCCGAAGGCGGTGCGCTGCCCGATACCGTGGCCGGTCACTCCCTGGGTGAATACTCCGCGCTGGTTGCGTCCGGCGTGCTGACGCTGGCTCAGGCCGCACCCCTGGTGCGTCTGCGTGCTGCTGCCATGCAGGATGCCGTGCCTGTGGGCACGGGCGGCATGGCGGCCGTGCTGGCGCTGGATGCCGAAAAGGTCAAGGCAGTCTGTGCCGAAGTGACGGCCCAGCTGGGCGGCGCTGAAGTGGTGGAAGCCGTGAACTTCAACGACCCTGGTCAGACCGTGATTGCCGGCAGCAAGCTGGCCGTGGAAAAGGCCTGCGAAGCGGTCAAGGCGGCCGGTGCCAAGCGCGCCCTGCCTCTGCCGGTCTCCGCACCTTTCCACTCCAGCCTGATGAAGCCCGCTGCAGAAAAGCTCAAGGCCGCGCTGGCCGAGCTGACGCTGGCTGCACCCTCGATTCCCGTCATCAACAATATCGACGTCACCGTCCAGACGGACGCTGATGCGATTCGCGATGCCCTGTATCGTCAGGCCTTTGGTCCGGTGCGCTGGGTGGAGTGCGTGCAGGCCATCAAGGCACGCGGCGTGACCCATATCGTGGAGTGTGGACCCGGCAAGGTGCTGGCCGGCATGGTCAAGCGTATTGACGCCGACCTGACGGGTGTTCCCCTGTTTGATGCAGCCACCCTGGCTGACGTGAAAGAATTGCTCGCATGA
- a CDS encoding beta-ketoacyl-ACP synthase III, with amino-acid sequence MRRYARIIGTGSYLPPRRLTNNDLAAELAQRGLETSDEWIVERTGIRARHFAEPDVTSSDLALEASRKAIEAAGIEASDIDLIIVATSTPDMVFPSTAAILQHKLGISNGCPAFDVQAVCSGFVYALTVADSMIQTGAAKRVLVVGSEVFSRILDFNDRTTCVLFGDGAGAVVLEASDEPGILSTELHADGSHVGILCVPGNVSGGNVLGDPLLKMDGQAVFKLAVSVLDKAARSALEKAGLTDADIDWLIPHQANIRIMQSTARKLKLSMDKVVVTVDQHGNTSAASIPLALDHGVRSGQVKKGQTVLLEGVGGGFTWGAVLLKM; translated from the coding sequence ATGAGACGCTACGCACGCATCATTGGCACCGGCAGTTACCTGCCGCCCCGCCGCCTGACCAATAACGACCTCGCAGCCGAGCTGGCTCAGCGCGGCCTGGAAACCTCGGACGAGTGGATCGTCGAGCGCACAGGCATTCGTGCTCGCCACTTTGCCGAGCCCGATGTGACCAGCAGCGACCTGGCTCTGGAAGCCAGTCGCAAGGCTATCGAGGCTGCAGGCATAGAGGCTTCGGATATCGATCTGATCATTGTCGCCACGTCCACTCCGGACATGGTGTTTCCCTCGACGGCCGCCATCCTGCAGCACAAGCTGGGCATCAGCAACGGTTGCCCTGCCTTCGATGTGCAGGCGGTGTGCAGCGGTTTCGTCTATGCCCTGACGGTGGCCGATTCCATGATCCAGACCGGCGCTGCCAAGCGCGTGCTGGTGGTGGGCTCGGAAGTCTTCAGCCGCATCCTGGATTTCAATGACCGCACGACCTGCGTGCTGTTCGGCGACGGCGCCGGCGCCGTGGTGCTGGAGGCGTCCGACGAGCCCGGCATTCTGTCCACCGAGCTGCACGCCGATGGCAGTCATGTCGGCATTCTCTGCGTGCCGGGCAATGTCTCCGGCGGCAATGTGCTGGGCGATCCCTTGCTCAAGATGGACGGTCAGGCCGTGTTCAAGCTGGCAGTGAGCGTGCTGGACAAGGCGGCTCGCTCCGCACTGGAAAAGGCAGGTCTGACGGATGCCGACATCGATTGGCTGATTCCGCATCAGGCCAATATTCGCATCATGCAAAGCACGGCGCGAAAGCTCAAGCTGTCCATGGACAAGGTGGTAGTGACCGTTGATCAGCATGGCAACACCTCGGCTGCGTCGATTCCCCTGGCGCTGGACCATGGCGTGCGCAGCGGTCAGGTCAAAAAAGGCCAGACTGTGCTACTCGAAGGTGTGGGTGGTGGCTTCACCTGGGGTGCTGTGCTCCTCAAAATGTAG
- a CDS encoding S49 family peptidase codes for MSSPNTPDNHDSQPHVTPGADLWSKASAASAEAPAAAKASGNGGWERDVLEKLVFASIKEQRAARRWRFFSRLLWSVVVLLVLWAVFFKDTATKTSTSPHTAVVEIKGEIASGADASAEFVVAAMRSAFEDSGSRAVVLLINSPGGSPVQAGIINDEMTRLKAKYNKPLYAVVEESCASAAYYIAAAADEIFVDKASIVGSIGVLMDGFGFTGVMDKVGVERRLLTAGENKGFLDPFSPMSAQQKEFALQMLEQIHQQFIGVVKAGRGDRLHETPEMFSGLFWTGQQAVELGLADKLGSLDFVAREVVKAEEVIDYTRRDNVAERLAKRFGAAIGEGSVKAMRGLVPSIR; via the coding sequence ATGAGTTCCCCAAACACCCCTGACAACCATGACTCCCAGCCGCATGTGACGCCGGGCGCGGACCTGTGGTCCAAGGCTTCTGCCGCATCCGCAGAGGCGCCCGCCGCAGCCAAGGCCTCCGGGAATGGGGGCTGGGAGCGCGATGTGCTGGAAAAGCTGGTATTCGCTTCCATCAAGGAACAGCGAGCAGCACGGCGTTGGCGCTTTTTCAGCCGTCTGCTGTGGTCCGTGGTGGTGTTGCTGGTGCTGTGGGCAGTGTTCTTCAAGGATACGGCCACCAAGACCAGCACCTCGCCCCATACCGCAGTGGTGGAGATCAAGGGCGAGATCGCCTCGGGAGCGGACGCCAGTGCCGAGTTCGTGGTGGCCGCCATGCGCAGCGCCTTTGAGGATTCGGGTTCGCGCGCCGTGGTGCTGCTGATCAACTCGCCCGGCGGCAGCCCCGTGCAGGCAGGCATCATCAACGACGAGATGACGCGTCTCAAGGCCAAGTACAACAAGCCTCTGTATGCGGTGGTCGAAGAGTCCTGCGCCTCGGCGGCCTACTACATCGCGGCGGCGGCCGACGAGATTTTTGTCGACAAGGCCAGCATCGTGGGCAGCATCGGCGTGCTCATGGACGGCTTCGGCTTCACGGGGGTGATGGACAAGGTGGGTGTTGAACGCCGTCTGCTGACGGCTGGCGAGAACAAGGGCTTTCTCGATCCGTTCAGCCCCATGTCGGCGCAGCAGAAGGAATTTGCGCTGCAGATGCTGGAGCAGATTCACCAGCAGTTCATCGGCGTGGTCAAGGCCGGCCGCGGTGACCGTCTGCATGAAACTCCCGAAATGTTCAGCGGACTGTTCTGGACCGGCCAGCAGGCCGTGGAGCTGGGTCTGGCCGACAAGCTGGGCAGCCTCGACTTTGTGGCACGTGAAGTGGTCAAGGCCGAGGAAGTCATTGACTACACCCGTCGGGACAATGTGGCCGAACGTCTGGCCAAGCGATTTGGTGCCGCCATTGGCGAGGGATCGGTAAAAGCCATGCGCGGGCTGGTGCCCAGCATTCGCTGA
- a CDS encoding Rieske (2Fe-2S) protein has translation MTDAVELCASADLVDGGRAVSFDVLYAGQSNRAFAIRYQGQVYAYLNRCSHIPMEMDYQEGQFFDDSGRWLLCSTHAAAYEPDSGACAGGPCRGGLVKIALSESDGVVRWHTGPQLKPPEF, from the coding sequence ATGACAGATGCCGTGGAGCTGTGCGCCAGTGCCGATCTGGTCGACGGCGGCCGGGCGGTGAGCTTTGATGTGCTGTATGCCGGTCAGAGCAACCGCGCTTTTGCGATTCGCTACCAGGGGCAGGTCTATGCCTATCTGAATCGCTGCAGCCATATTCCCATGGAAATGGACTACCAGGAAGGTCAGTTTTTTGACGATTCCGGTCGCTGGCTGTTGTGTTCTACCCACGCAGCGGCCTACGAACCTGACAGCGGTGCCTGTGCAGGCGGTCCTTGCCGTGGCGGGCTGGTAAAAATCGCCTTGAGCGAAAGCGATGGCGTGGTGCGCTGGCATACTGGGCCACAACTGAAACCTCCAGAGTTTTGA